AACCTCTTTTTCCCGCTTAGGCGAATAGAACCTGACCTTCTCTTTTCTCTTAATGCCGGCAATCTCAAGGACAACCTCAGAGCGTCTGTTTAAGGCATCGAGAATCTCTTTATCTATCTCATCGATCCTTTTTCTTAAAGTTTTTATCTCTTCCATTTCTAATAAGAATAAGGGTTTTCCTTTATTTTTTCAAGCCAGTGTATGGGGGAGGTAGTGTCAATCATTTTGTGTAAATTCCTTTAAGGGGTGTTTTCCCCATTGCTCGTTCAATCGGCTCAGCACCGCATAAACAATCCTCTCAATGCTTTGAACATTATTAAAGCAACTCATAGGCCTTGTCCTACGCCTCACCTCCCTGAATGCCCTCTCGATAACATTGGTCGTCCTTAGCTTGACCCATATCCCCTTGGGACAGGAGTAGAAGTTCAGAAGCTCCTCCATGTCCTTCTCTATGCATCTATCA
The window above is part of the Nitrospirota bacterium genome. Proteins encoded here:
- a CDS encoding transposase, whose product is MRVPLTLLRDLDRCIEKDMEELLNFYSCPKGIWVKLRTTNVIERAFREVRRRTRPMSCFNNVQSIERIVYAVLSRLNEQWGKHPLKEFTQND